From a region of the Castanea sativa cultivar Marrone di Chiusa Pesio chromosome 10, ASM4071231v1 genome:
- the LOC142613664 gene encoding amine oxidase [copper-containing] gamma 1-like, whose amino-acid sequence MEARNLLRFLVLFLSIAFVLIFTWVHLPSTPPNPTELLDCTTNSPWCTSKNRFQPKQPNLLKESPKPTRQRQHNHASDKPHHPLDPLTIQELNELRSILTSHALFKSSSYTLHTIELEEPEKPLVLKWKKGDPLLPRKATVVARVDGKSHVLTVHLSTREVTVHETSSHSGYPTMTIEDMTTATLAPLANADFNRTIIQRGVDLTDLACLPISSGWYGESEENRRLIKVQCYSMKGTANFYMRPIEGLTVLVDLDTKQVVEISDKGKNIPIPNSANTDYRYSAQELHQVMNLFNPISIEQPKGPSFTIEDEHLVKWANWEFHLKPDARAGVIVSRAKVRDPDTGELRNVMYKGFTSELFVPYMDPTDAWYFKTYMDAGEYGFGLQAMALDPLNDCPRNAYYMDGVFVAADGTPYVRSNMICVFEKYAGDIGWRHSESPITGMGIKEARPKVTLVVRMAASVANYDYIVDWEFQTDGLIRIKVGLSGILMVKGTTYDNINQIPNQENLYGTLLSENVIGVIHDHYITFYLDMDIDGLDNSFVNVNIKKQQTSPGESPRRSYLKAIRNVAKTEKDAQIKLKLYDPSEFHVINPSKKTRVGNPVGYKVVPGGTAASMLDLDDPPQKRGAFTNNQIWVTPYNQSEQWAGGLFVYQSQGEDTLATWSERDRPIENKDIVLWYTLGFHHIPCQEDFPIMPTVSSSFDLKPVNFFESNPILRIPPNLEKDLPVCEPAASV is encoded by the exons atGGAAGCTAGAAACCTCCTCCGCTTTCTGGTTCTTTTTCTCAGTATCGCTTTTGTCCTTATCTTCACCTGGGTTCACCTACCCTCTACACCACCCAACCCGACTGAGCTTCTCGACTGCACCACCAACTCACCATGGTGCACCTCCAAGAACCGCTTCCAACCCAAACAACCCAACCTCCTCAAAGAATCACCGAAACCCACGCGCCAGCGCCAACACAACCACGCCTCTGACAAACCTCACCACCCTCTAGACCCCCTGACCATCCAAGAACTCAACGAACTCCGCTCCATCCTCACCTCCCACGCGCTCTTCAAGTCGTCAAGCTACACGCTCCACACCATCGAACTCGAAGAGCCCGAGAAACCCCTTGTCCTGAAGTGGAAAAAAGGCGACCCCTTGTTACCCAGGAAGGCCACCGTGGTCGCACGTGTGGACGGCAAGTCACATGTGTTAACCGTCCACCTCAGCACCCGCGAAGTCACCGTACACGAAACCAGCTCTCACTCCGGTTACCCCACGATGACCATCGAGGACATGACCACTGCCACGCTGGCTCCACTCGCTAACGCGGACTTCAACCGCACGATCATCCAGCGTGGGGTTGATCTGACGGACCTCGCTTGTTTGCCGATTTCGTCTGGTTGGTACGGTGAGTCCGAGGAAAACAGGAGGCTGATTAAGGTACAGTGCTATTCCATGAAGGGCACTGCAAACTTTTACATGAGACCAATCGAAGGGTTGACCGTGCTCGTTGACTTGGACACAAAACAAGTGGTGGAGATTTCAGACAAAGGCAAGAATATACCGATTCCAAATTCGGCAAACACAGACTACCGTTACTCAGCTCAGGAGCTCCATCAAGTAATGAACTTATTCAACCCGATATCCATCGAGCAACCCAAGGGTCCGAGTTTTACCATCGAAGATGAGCACTTGGTGAAATGGGCAAACTGGGAATTTCACCTCAAACCCGATGCAAGAGCGGGTGTGATAGTTTCTCGGGCCAAGGTCCGAGATCCGGATACCGGGGAGCTCAGAAATGTGATGTACAAAGGTTTTACATCTGAGTTGTTTGTGCCTTACATGGACCCAACCGATGCATGGTACTTTAAAACTTATATGGATGCTGGCGAATACGGGTTCGGGTTGCAAGCCATGGCGCTTGACCCGCTCAATGATTGTCCACGGAACGCGTATTATATGGATGGTGTGTTTGTGGCAGCTGATGGAACACCGTACGTCCGATCAAACATGATTTGTGTGTTCGAGAAATATGCGGGTGATATTGGATGGCGTCACTCAGAGAGTCCCATCACTGGCATGGGG ATTAAAGAAGCGAGGCCAAAGGTGACGTTGGTGGTTAGAATGGCAGCATCGGTGGCTAACTATGATTATATTGTTGATTGGGAGTTCCAAACTGATGGGCTGATCCGAATTAAG GTTGGACTAAGCGGTATTTTGATGGTGAAAGGTACCACCTACGACAACATAAACCAGATTCCTAACCAAGAAAATCTGTATGGTACCCTTTTGTCCGAAAATGTTATAGGTGTTATCCACGATCACTACATCACATTCTATCTAGATATGGATATCGATGGCTTAGATAATTCCTTTGTTAATGTAAACATTAAGAAGCAGCAGACCTCACCCGGTGAGTCACCTAGGAGGAGCTACTTGAAAGCCATAAGAAATGTGGCTAAGACAGAGAAGGATGCACAAATTAAGCTTAAACTCTATGATCCGTCCGAGTTCCACGTGATTAACCCGTCGAAGAAGACACGGGTCGGGAACCCGGTTGGATATAAGGTCGTTCCTGGTGGCACAGCTGCTAGTATGCTTGATCTTGATGACCCTCCCCAGAAGCGTGGTGCCTTTACAAACAACCAAATATGGGTCACTCCCTATAACCAGAGTGAGCAATGGGCAGGCGGGTTGTTTGTTTACCAGAGCCAAGGCGAAGACACTCTTGCAACATGGTCCGAAAG GGATCGACCAATTGAAAATAAGGACATTGTGCTATGGTACACGCTAGGCTTCCATCATATACCATGTCAAGAGGATTTCCCTATAATGCCAACAGTTTCATCAAGCTTTGATCTAAAGCCCGTCAATTTCTTTGAGAGCAACCCTATTCTTCGGATCCCACCTAATCTTGAGAAGGACCTCCCTGTTTGCGAGCCTGCCGCTTCAGTTTGA